Genomic segment of Shewanella sp. OMA3-2:
GCTAATGTGACCTTTATGACTAAAATTGGTACCGATCAATTTAGCCAGTTTGCTCGCCAACATTTAAGCAGTACCGGCATAGATAACACCATCATAGTTGAATCATCCACTAGCCCAACAGGTACTGCACTCATTTATGTCAGTGAACAGCTTGGTGAGAATATGATTGCTGTCAATGAAGGTGCCAATATGACGCTGACCGATGATGAAGTGCACTCCGCAGAACAACATATTATTAAAGCAGAACTATTTTTAACTCAACTTGAAACCAATTTTGATGCCATTAAGCTAGCAATGACTATCGCGAAAGATAATGGCGCTAAGGTAATCCTTAATCCTGCACCGTACCATGATAGAACCCCTGAACTGCTCCATTTGGTTGATATGATCACCCCTAATGAAACCGAAGCATCACTAATGACCGGGATTAAAGTCACCGACTTGAACAGTGCTAAGCAGGCCGCAATCGCGATAAATAAACTAGGTGTCACTTCAGTAGTTATTACCCGTGGGTCTGATGGAGTATTACTTTATGAAAATGATCAATTTATTCAAATTGATGTATTAAAAAGCGTGGTAGTCGACACGACTGGTGCAGGAGATGCTTTTAACGGTGCTTTAGTGGCTGAGCTGGCTAAGGGTAGTACACTGCATGAAGCCGCTTTATATGCTAACGCCTACGCGTCATTAGCCGTAGAGCGCCTCGGTGCAGCTAACATGCCTGA
This window contains:
- the rbsK gene encoding ribokinase, with translation MHKQLSNQQLSKLLTVTAKTIRCDLVQLEQAGLVKRIHGGVSQSEGVDISKFSLDAMLTELIQHSAMSDTLESDLKQGRLRKMKHKVFVLGSFNVDIVANLERFPQPGETLHSSSSSIGAGGKGANQAYAAAKNGANVTFMTKIGTDQFSQFARQHLSSTGIDNTIIVESSTSPTGTALIYVSEQLGENMIAVNEGANMTLTDDEVHSAEQHIIKAELFLTQLETNFDAIKLAMTIAKDNGAKVILNPAPYHDRTPELLHLVDMITPNETEASLMTGIKVTDLNSAKQAAIAINKLGVTSVVITRGSDGVLLYENDQFIQIDVLKSVVVDTTGAGDAFNGALVAELAKGSTLHEAALYANAYASLAVERLGAANMPDASLVAARLKIA